The following proteins are co-located in the Micromonospora viridifaciens genome:
- a CDS encoding arsenate reductase ArsC — MSGKPSVLFVCVHNAGRSQMAAGWLRHLAGDSVEVRSAGSAPADQVNPVAVEAMREVGIDLTAQAPTRLTWDAAQASDVIVTMGCGDACPVFPGKRYEDWQLTDPAGQPLDVVRQVRDEIRTRVEALLADLRRHR; from the coding sequence ATGAGTGGCAAGCCCAGCGTCCTGTTCGTCTGCGTACACAATGCCGGCCGGTCCCAGATGGCCGCCGGGTGGCTGCGCCACCTCGCCGGGGACTCCGTCGAGGTGCGCTCCGCCGGCAGCGCACCCGCCGACCAGGTCAACCCCGTCGCCGTCGAGGCCATGCGCGAGGTGGGCATCGACCTCACCGCCCAGGCCCCGACCCGGCTGACCTGGGACGCCGCCCAGGCCAGCGACGTCATCGTCACCATGGGCTGCGGCGACGCCTGCCCGGTGTTCCCCGGGAAACGGTACGAGGACTGGCAGCTCACCGACCCCGCCGGGCAGCCGCTCGACGTCGTACGCCAGGTCCGCGACGAGATCAGGACGCGGGTGGAGGCACTGCTCGCCGACCTGCGACGCCATCGCTGA
- a CDS encoding alpha/beta fold hydrolase — translation MTETITSRDGTTLVVDTIGEGAPVILVGGAFNDRSTVAGLGAELASGFTVVTYDRRGRGASDDRSGDYLVANEVDDLAAVIAHVGGRASVFGHSSGAVLVLEGAMHRLPIDRVAVYEPSYYADESLPKPPADVYDRLRALVAAGDRDGAVELFLGEVVGVPAGAVAGMKTGETWPFLVDKAPSLPYDVLLSTPWQLMPFDRIAAIGVPVLAIYGDQTAPGLAAATRAVAETAPDAELEVMAGEDHAVLQRPAALATILAKFFS, via the coding sequence ATGACTGAAACCATCACGTCCAGGGACGGCACGACCCTCGTCGTCGACACGATCGGCGAGGGCGCGCCCGTGATCCTCGTCGGCGGCGCGTTCAACGACCGTTCGACCGTGGCCGGGCTCGGCGCCGAACTCGCGTCGGGGTTCACTGTGGTGACCTACGACCGGCGCGGCCGGGGCGCCAGCGACGACAGGAGCGGGGACTACCTGGTCGCCAACGAGGTCGACGACCTGGCGGCGGTCATCGCACACGTCGGCGGCCGGGCCTCGGTGTTCGGTCACTCCTCCGGTGCGGTGCTCGTGCTGGAGGGGGCGATGCACCGGCTCCCGATCGACCGGGTCGCCGTGTACGAGCCGTCGTACTACGCCGACGAGAGCCTGCCGAAGCCGCCGGCCGACGTCTACGACCGGCTCCGGGCGCTGGTCGCCGCCGGGGACCGGGACGGCGCGGTCGAGCTGTTCCTCGGCGAGGTGGTCGGCGTCCCGGCCGGGGCGGTCGCCGGGATGAAGACCGGCGAGACGTGGCCGTTCCTGGTCGACAAGGCGCCGAGCCTCCCGTACGACGTGCTCCTCAGCACGCCCTGGCAGCTGATGCCGTTCGACCGGATCGCCGCGATCGGCGTTCCGGTGTTGGCGATCTACGGTGACCAGACCGCGCCGGGCCTGGCGGCGGCGACGAGGGCGGTCGCGGAGACCGCGCCGGACGCCGAGCTGGAGGTTATGGCCGGCGAGGACCACGCGGTGCTGCAGCGGCCGGCGGCTCTGGCGACGATTCTGGCGAAGTTCTTCTCCTGA
- a CDS encoding DivIVA domain-containing protein, translated as MRAFFQGLRRNERPAAGPTTTAYRSSAYLPLSPSQVRQRRFRPTRVGRRGLDPDEVREFLDRVADDLAAAYRALGDSRQETVRIKDALRRWQSEQAQRANAGQYR; from the coding sequence ATGCGTGCCTTCTTCCAAGGGCTGCGTCGGAACGAGCGGCCGGCGGCCGGCCCGACGACGACCGCCTACCGTTCCTCGGCGTACCTGCCACTGTCGCCGTCGCAGGTGCGCCAGCGACGGTTCCGGCCGACCCGGGTCGGCCGGCGGGGCCTCGACCCGGACGAGGTACGGGAGTTCCTGGACCGGGTGGCCGACGACCTGGCCGCCGCCTACCGGGCGCTCGGCGACAGCCGGCAGGAGACCGTCCGGATCAAGGACGCGCTGCGGCGCTGGCAGTCCGAGCAGGCGCAGCGGGCCAACGCTGGGCAGTACCGCTGA
- a CDS encoding ArsR/SmtB family transcription factor, whose translation MSKQGLPVVDLRAVACCSPIAVRALDADQAALVAPMFKALGDPVRLRLMSMIASVPEICVCDLTSAFDLSGPTISHHLKVLREAGLVDSERRGTWVWYRVRPEAFRQLGALLDVSAAPAAVADA comes from the coding sequence ATGTCGAAACAAGGCCTGCCGGTGGTGGACCTGCGAGCGGTGGCCTGCTGCTCCCCGATCGCCGTCCGCGCCCTGGACGCAGACCAGGCGGCGCTGGTCGCGCCGATGTTCAAGGCGCTCGGCGACCCGGTCCGGCTGCGGCTGATGTCGATGATCGCTTCGGTGCCGGAGATCTGCGTCTGCGACCTGACCTCGGCGTTCGACCTGTCTGGGCCGACGATCTCGCACCACCTCAAGGTGCTCCGCGAGGCCGGCCTGGTCGACTCGGAGCGGCGCGGCACCTGGGTCTGGTACCGGGTCCGACCGGAAGCCTTCCGCCAGCTCGGCGCACTGCTGGACGTCTCCGCCGCACCCGCCGCCGTGGCCGACGCGTGA
- the ychF gene encoding redox-regulated ATPase YchF has protein sequence MSLTIGIVGLPNVGKSTLFNALTKNDVLAANYPFATIEPNVGVVGLPDERLDKLAEIFSSQKVLPAPVSFVDIAGLVRGASKGQGRGNAFLANIRDATAICQVVRAFSDPNVVHVDGKVSPADDIETINTELILADLQTLEKALPRLEKEAKLRKDRAAAVEAAKKAVEVLDSGTTLYAGAAAAKIELEHLRELHLLTTKPFLYVFNVDEAELGNAEFLDELRALVAPAEAVFMDAKIESELVDLPEEEARELLESIGQSEPGLDQLVRVGFRTLGLQTYLTAGPKEARAWTVPIGATAPEAAGVIHSDFQRGFIKAEVVSYADLVEAGSMAAAKAAGKVRIEGKEYVMQDGDVVEFRFNV, from the coding sequence GTGAGTCTGACCATCGGCATCGTCGGCCTGCCCAACGTGGGCAAGAGCACCCTGTTCAACGCGCTGACCAAGAACGACGTGCTCGCCGCGAACTACCCGTTCGCCACCATCGAGCCGAACGTCGGCGTGGTCGGCCTGCCTGACGAGCGGCTGGACAAGCTCGCCGAGATCTTCTCCTCGCAGAAGGTGCTGCCGGCGCCGGTCTCGTTCGTCGACATCGCCGGCCTGGTCCGGGGCGCCTCCAAGGGCCAGGGCCGAGGCAACGCGTTCCTGGCCAACATCCGCGACGCCACGGCGATCTGCCAGGTGGTCCGGGCCTTCTCCGACCCGAACGTGGTGCACGTCGACGGCAAGGTCTCCCCGGCCGACGACATCGAGACGATCAACACCGAGCTGATCCTGGCCGACCTCCAGACCCTCGAGAAGGCGCTGCCCCGCCTCGAGAAGGAGGCCAAGCTCCGCAAGGACCGGGCCGCCGCGGTCGAGGCCGCGAAGAAGGCTGTCGAGGTCCTCGACAGCGGCACCACCCTGTACGCGGGCGCGGCGGCCGCCAAGATCGAGCTGGAGCACCTGCGCGAGCTGCACCTGCTCACCACCAAGCCGTTCCTCTACGTCTTCAACGTCGACGAGGCCGAGCTGGGCAACGCGGAGTTCCTCGACGAGCTGCGCGCCCTGGTCGCCCCGGCCGAGGCGGTCTTCATGGACGCCAAGATCGAGTCCGAGCTGGTGGACCTGCCCGAGGAGGAGGCCCGCGAGCTGCTGGAGTCGATCGGGCAGTCCGAGCCGGGGCTGGACCAGCTCGTCCGGGTCGGCTTCCGTACCCTCGGGCTCCAGACGTACCTGACGGCCGGCCCCAAGGAGGCGCGGGCCTGGACCGTCCCGATCGGCGCGACCGCGCCGGAGGCCGCGGGGGTCATCCACAGCGACTTCCAGCGCGGCTTCATCAAGGCCGAGGTGGTCTCCTACGCCGACCTGGTCGAGGCCGGATCGATGGCCGCGGCCAAGGCCGCCGGCAAGGTCCGGATCGAGGGCAAGGAGTACGTCATGCAGGACGGCGACGTCGTGGAGTTCCGCTTCAACGTCTGA
- a CDS encoding ArsI/CadI family heavy metal resistance metalloenzyme, whose translation MSRVQLALRVSDLEGSVAFYAKLFGAEPAKRRPGYANFAIENPPLKLVLLEGEPDQPTVLDHLGVEVFTTNEVTAAARRLTDAGLITLEENNTECCYALQDKVWVRGPGNEPWEVYTVKADSAQLEKAAEAACCTPAAEEEAATTGASARCC comes from the coding sequence ATGTCCCGCGTCCAGCTCGCCCTGCGCGTCTCCGACCTCGAAGGCTCGGTCGCCTTCTACGCCAAGCTGTTCGGCGCCGAGCCGGCCAAGCGCCGCCCCGGCTACGCCAACTTCGCCATCGAGAACCCGCCCCTGAAGCTCGTCCTGCTGGAAGGCGAGCCCGACCAGCCCACCGTTCTGGACCACCTCGGTGTCGAGGTGTTCACCACGAACGAGGTGACCGCGGCGGCCCGGCGGCTCACCGACGCCGGCCTGATCACCCTCGAGGAGAACAACACCGAGTGCTGCTACGCCCTCCAGGACAAAGTCTGGGTACGCGGCCCGGGCAACGAGCCGTGGGAGGTCTACACGGTGAAGGCGGATTCCGCCCAGTTGGAGAAGGCCGCCGAGGCCGCCTGCTGCACTCCGGCGGCGGAAGAGGAAGCTGCCACCACTGGGGCTTCCGCCAGATGCTGCTGA
- a CDS encoding exonuclease, translating to MTDRLPELYVAVDVEADGPIPGPYSMISLGMAVAGRPDLAFYTELRPISDDFVPAALAVSGLDRDRLLREAPTAEEAMRAAARWVNGLRRIGRPVFLAAPAVWDGMFVHWYFVRFLGHSPFGATGSGVDLRSYWMGLTGVEWRDTRKGTIKGQLGLTDVPHTHHAGEDAAELAQVFDAVRRRAQRD from the coding sequence GTGACCGACCGACTGCCCGAGCTGTACGTCGCGGTGGACGTGGAGGCGGACGGGCCGATCCCCGGGCCGTACAGCATGATCTCGCTGGGTATGGCCGTGGCCGGCCGCCCGGACCTCGCCTTCTACACCGAGCTGCGCCCGATCTCGGACGACTTCGTCCCGGCCGCGCTGGCCGTCTCCGGGCTGGACCGGGACCGGCTGCTACGCGAGGCCCCCACCGCCGAGGAGGCGATGCGGGCCGCCGCGCGGTGGGTGAACGGCCTGCGCCGGATCGGCCGGCCGGTGTTCCTGGCCGCCCCGGCGGTCTGGGACGGCATGTTCGTGCACTGGTACTTCGTCCGGTTCCTGGGGCACAGCCCGTTCGGCGCCACCGGCTCCGGCGTCGACCTGCGCAGCTACTGGATGGGGCTGACCGGGGTCGAGTGGCGGGACACCCGCAAGGGCACCATCAAGGGGCAGCTCGGCCTGACGGACGTGCCGCACACCCACCACGCCGGGGAGGACGCGGCCGAGCTGGCCCAGGTCTTCGACGCGGTACGCCGCCGGGCTCAGCGCGACTGA
- a CDS encoding IS110 family RNA-guided transposase, with protein MDEYGGRQYVGIDLHRRRSVIVRMTPDGQRLGSAVRIDNDPFELARQVGSWGESPQVVLEATYGWYWAADVLADAGAVVHLAHPLGIKGFAYRRVKNDERDAADLADLLRMGRLPEAWIAPPEIRGLREAVRHRCKLVALRSGLKAQVHAVLAKQGVRISVSDLFGVGGQKLLDELSLDAPFHARVVSLRRLIDAFTFEIDVLAKRTEAQLKTHPGYQSIQTIRGVGPVLAAVFVAEIGDVTRFARPEQLCSWAGLTPRHRESDTKVHRGRITKQGNHLVRWAAVEAVQTLRSGPIGRAWANTAARTSARPPQPANSSRWSSTGYATGTSVAWPDQRDHQPGAARTRGRWGYDPHQRWRGRVNLIDPAWLQPHHSMPPQRARRRDDRQPDHRLRHIVHSGHWRKRPHNRTAAFPAPR; from the coding sequence GTGGATGAGTATGGCGGCCGTCAGTATGTGGGGATAGACCTGCACCGGCGGCGCAGTGTGATCGTGCGGATGACCCCCGATGGGCAACGGCTCGGTAGCGCGGTTCGTATCGACAACGACCCGTTCGAGTTGGCACGACAGGTCGGTTCGTGGGGTGAGAGCCCGCAGGTGGTGTTGGAGGCCACCTACGGCTGGTACTGGGCGGCCGACGTACTGGCCGACGCCGGCGCGGTAGTGCACCTGGCGCATCCGTTGGGCATCAAGGGGTTCGCCTATCGGCGGGTGAAGAACGACGAGCGTGACGCTGCCGACCTGGCGGACCTGCTGCGGATGGGCCGGCTGCCCGAGGCGTGGATCGCTCCCCCGGAGATTCGCGGCCTGCGGGAAGCTGTCCGGCATCGGTGCAAGCTGGTCGCCTTGCGCTCCGGGCTCAAGGCCCAGGTTCATGCGGTGTTGGCCAAGCAGGGTGTGCGTATCTCGGTGTCCGACCTGTTCGGCGTCGGCGGTCAGAAACTGCTCGACGAGCTCAGCCTGGATGCGCCGTTTCACGCGCGGGTGGTATCACTGCGGCGGCTGATCGACGCGTTCACCTTCGAAATCGACGTTCTCGCCAAGCGCACCGAAGCCCAACTGAAGACGCACCCCGGGTATCAGTCGATCCAGACCATCCGCGGCGTCGGACCGGTGCTGGCCGCGGTGTTCGTCGCAGAGATCGGTGACGTGACCCGCTTCGCCCGCCCTGAGCAGCTGTGCTCCTGGGCCGGGCTGACCCCCAGGCATCGCGAGTCCGACACCAAGGTTCACCGCGGCCGGATCACCAAACAGGGCAACCATCTCGTGCGGTGGGCTGCCGTCGAAGCCGTGCAAACCCTGCGCAGCGGCCCGATCGGGCGCGCGTGGGCGAACACCGCGGCGCGAACATCGGCAAGACCGCCGCAGCCCGCAAACTCCTCACGCTGGTCTTCTACTGGCTACGCGACGGGCACATCCGTTGCCTGGCCCGACCAGCGTGACCACCAGCCCGGCGCAGCCAGGACGCGAGGTCGCTGGGGGTATGACCCCCACCAACGGTGGCGCGGTCGAGTGAACTTGATTGACCCCGCCTGGCTGCAGCCGCACCACTCCATGCCGCCACAGCGTGCGCGGCGAAGGGATGACCGGCAACCGGACCACCGGCTCCGCCACATCGTCCATTCCGGACACTGGAGAAAGCGGCCCCACAACCGAACAGCCGCGTTCCCGGCGCCACGATGA
- a CDS encoding SigE family RNA polymerase sigma factor, whose amino-acid sequence MITPEGFDDFVVTRSPRLLRTAFLLTRDWASAEDLLQTALARAWEAWRRIDGDPEPYVRRIIVNAYASSWRRRWRGELPTADLPETAVEADPHAGLDDRDGLWRALGRLPRRQRAVLVLRYFEDLSEVEIAEVLGCSVGTVKSQASRAVAKLRLDETLTPEGMLR is encoded by the coding sequence GTGATCACACCGGAGGGCTTCGACGACTTCGTCGTCACCCGGTCACCGCGGTTGTTGCGCACCGCGTTCCTGCTCACCCGGGACTGGGCGTCGGCCGAGGACCTGTTGCAGACCGCGCTGGCGCGAGCCTGGGAGGCGTGGCGGCGCATCGACGGCGACCCGGAGCCGTACGTGCGGCGGATCATCGTCAACGCGTACGCATCGTCGTGGCGGCGTCGGTGGCGGGGTGAGCTGCCCACGGCCGACCTCCCCGAGACGGCGGTCGAGGCCGACCCGCACGCCGGCCTCGACGATCGGGACGGCCTGTGGCGGGCGCTGGGCCGCCTGCCCCGCCGGCAGCGCGCTGTGCTCGTGCTGCGCTATTTCGAAGACCTCTCCGAGGTCGAGATCGCCGAGGTCCTCGGCTGTTCGGTCGGCACGGTCAAGAGCCAGGCCAGTCGGGCGGTGGCCAAGCTCCGCCTCGACGAGACGCTGACGCCGGAAGGGATGCTGCGATGA
- a CDS encoding GntR family transcriptional regulator — translation MAIDPYSHTPVYVQLADLIRARIESGELAPGASVGSEMALSQEHGIGRDAVRMAIALLRSEGLVTTSRPMGTRVRETPQRRRVEIPPGGSVIARMPSGRERRSLQLDEGVPVLEVHGPDGDVEVLAADEVELTRPA, via the coding sequence ATGGCCATCGATCCGTACTCGCACACGCCGGTCTACGTGCAGCTCGCCGATCTGATTCGGGCGCGGATCGAGTCCGGCGAGCTGGCTCCTGGTGCGAGCGTCGGCAGCGAGATGGCACTCAGCCAGGAACACGGGATCGGCCGGGACGCGGTACGCATGGCGATCGCGCTGCTGAGGTCGGAAGGGTTGGTCACCACCAGCCGACCCATGGGCACCCGAGTCCGCGAGACGCCGCAGCGCAGAAGGGTCGAGATCCCGCCCGGCGGGTCGGTGATCGCGCGGATGCCCAGCGGCAGGGAGCGCCGCTCGCTGCAACTCGACGAGGGCGTACCGGTGCTGGAGGTCCATGGTCCGGACGGCGACGTCGAGGTGCTGGCCGCCGACGAGGTCGAGCTGACCCGACCGGCGTGA
- a CDS encoding aquaporin, with product MSLARRASAEFAGTALLVAAVVGSGIAAARLSPGDVGLQLLENAFATALALGALILMFGPVSGAHLNPVVSAADWWLGRRAGAGLTVRELAAYAAAQVAGAVTGTVLADLMYGLPAVSWSHTDRIGGNLWLAEVVATAGLVVLVFALARSNRATATPAAVGAYIGAAYWFTSSTSFANPAVTIGRAFTDTFAGIAPASVPGFVAAQLVGGVLAVAALAAWYPQAGRSADAVVVPHLTEETALR from the coding sequence GTGAGCCTCGCCCGGCGTGCGTCCGCCGAGTTCGCCGGCACCGCCCTGCTGGTCGCCGCCGTGGTGGGCTCCGGGATCGCCGCCGCCCGCCTCTCCCCCGGCGACGTCGGGCTGCAGCTACTGGAAAACGCGTTCGCCACCGCGCTCGCGCTGGGCGCGCTGATCCTGATGTTCGGGCCGGTGTCCGGCGCACACCTGAACCCGGTCGTCTCCGCCGCCGACTGGTGGCTGGGCCGACGCGCCGGGGCCGGCCTGACCGTACGGGAGCTCGCCGCCTACGCGGCGGCGCAGGTCGCCGGGGCGGTTACCGGCACGGTCCTGGCCGACCTCATGTACGGGCTGCCGGCGGTGTCCTGGTCACACACCGACCGCATCGGGGGCAACCTGTGGCTGGCCGAGGTCGTCGCCACCGCCGGCCTGGTCGTCCTGGTCTTCGCGCTGGCCCGCAGCAACCGGGCGACCGCCACGCCCGCCGCCGTCGGTGCCTACATCGGCGCCGCCTACTGGTTCACCTCGTCCACCTCGTTCGCCAACCCGGCGGTCACCATCGGCCGGGCGTTCACCGACACCTTCGCCGGAATCGCCCCGGCATCCGTGCCGGGCTTCGTCGCCGCCCAGCTCGTCGGCGGTGTGCTCGCCGTCGCCGCGCTCGCCGCCTGGTACCCGCAGGCCGGGCGCTCCGCCGACGCCGTCGTCGTACCCCATCTCACCGAGGAGACCGCGCTCCGATGA
- a CDS encoding GNAT family N-acetyltransferase, with translation MIETRVLGEGDWKKWRELRLAALAEAGYAFGSQLADWQGDGDREERWRERLAIPGSYNILAMLDGQAVGMASGVPGDHDEVVELISMYVAPVGRGQGVGDHLVRAVEQWARLVGAQMLRLAVVEGNKNAWALYQRNGFRDTGELGDLMPDGMRREHVMAKSLV, from the coding sequence ATGATCGAAACACGTGTGCTCGGCGAGGGCGATTGGAAGAAGTGGCGGGAACTGCGGCTCGCTGCGCTGGCGGAGGCCGGGTACGCCTTCGGTTCCCAGCTGGCGGACTGGCAGGGCGACGGCGACCGCGAGGAACGCTGGCGTGAGCGACTGGCTATCCCCGGCTCGTACAACATCCTGGCCATGCTCGATGGGCAAGCCGTCGGGATGGCCAGCGGGGTGCCTGGCGACCACGACGAGGTCGTCGAGCTGATCTCGATGTACGTGGCACCGGTGGGACGCGGGCAAGGCGTGGGTGACCACCTCGTGCGGGCGGTCGAGCAGTGGGCCCGGCTGGTGGGTGCGCAGATGCTGCGGCTGGCCGTTGTAGAGGGCAACAAGAACGCCTGGGCGCTCTACCAGCGGAACGGCTTCCGTGACACGGGTGAACTAGGCGACCTCATGCCCGATGGCATGCGCCGCGAGCACGTCATGGCTAAGAGCCTGGTCTGA
- a CDS encoding GNAT family N-acetyltransferase, producing MTLTLEPMTEEQYRRYRDRAEVAYAQDVADSGMLPPAEAQQKARDDYARLLPDGLASEGHHLWTAYDGDVEVGLLWLQVERKSDGPHAFVYDFEVCPEVRRKGYGRAILEAAEAQCREWGVVSVGLSVFGFNAGARTLYEQMGFEVAVLQMRKRL from the coding sequence GTGACGCTCACCTTGGAACCGATGACGGAGGAGCAGTACCGCCGGTATCGAGACCGTGCCGAGGTCGCCTACGCCCAGGACGTCGCGGACTCCGGCATGCTGCCGCCGGCGGAGGCGCAGCAGAAGGCGCGGGACGACTACGCCCGCCTGCTCCCCGACGGGCTCGCCAGCGAGGGCCATCACCTGTGGACGGCGTACGACGGTGACGTCGAGGTCGGGCTCCTCTGGCTGCAGGTGGAGCGGAAGTCGGACGGGCCGCACGCCTTCGTGTACGACTTCGAGGTGTGCCCCGAGGTGCGGCGCAAGGGCTACGGGCGCGCGATCCTCGAGGCGGCCGAGGCACAGTGCCGGGAGTGGGGCGTGGTCTCCGTCGGCCTGAGCGTGTTCGGCTTCAACGCGGGGGCCCGGACGCTGTACGAGCAGATGGGCTTCGAGGTCGCCGTCCTCCAGATGCGTAAGCGCCTGTAG
- a CDS encoding DUF4259 domain-containing protein, which produces MGTWGDGPFDNDQAMDIIGELAEMEESERREHLQKLFATVLDPSSAPADAEIPFWPKEVIAAASLIALVLPGGSVVFDPENSDDYGPEAEENADDEWLDALLPEPGGELIRLASEALQVVADPDSKWFTDWVCGDDEEAEWLASIVRILSDSARLQH; this is translated from the coding sequence ATGGGAACCTGGGGGGACGGCCCTTTCGACAACGACCAGGCGATGGACATCATCGGTGAGCTGGCGGAGATGGAGGAGAGCGAGCGGCGGGAGCACCTCCAGAAGCTCTTCGCCACGGTGCTCGACCCCTCCTCCGCCCCCGCCGATGCGGAAATACCGTTCTGGCCGAAGGAGGTCATCGCCGCTGCGTCCCTCATCGCGCTGGTGCTGCCGGGCGGGTCGGTCGTGTTCGACCCGGAGAACTCGGACGACTACGGCCCGGAGGCCGAGGAGAACGCGGACGACGAGTGGTTAGACGCGCTTCTGCCCGAACCCGGCGGCGAGTTGATCAGGCTGGCGTCCGAGGCTCTCCAGGTTGTCGCCGACCCGGACAGCAAGTGGTTCACCGACTGGGTCTGCGGAGACGACGAAGAAGCCGAATGGTTGGCGAGCATCGTCCGAATACTGAGCGATAGTGCTCGCCTGCAACACTGA
- a CDS encoding nucleotidyltransferase domain-containing protein, whose protein sequence is MDAFEDLLARAEADPAVVGLVLTGSQARGTATVHSDHDVHVVVRSRNERWHTTRRTAELDEIVSTLDELADTSDLWQRYAFRGARVLLDRLGGGVAALVERQAVPTEAEATAWARDALDGYLNLAYRAAKSRRDGNALAATLDERESVPWLLTTVFALHSRLRPYNKYLRWELETYPLPEPWTAAVFPARALRDPIGMFPDVARLARGRGHGDVLDAWGNDLALLNTYV, encoded by the coding sequence ATGGACGCCTTCGAGGATCTGCTCGCCCGCGCGGAGGCCGACCCGGCGGTCGTCGGTCTGGTGCTGACCGGCTCACAGGCGCGTGGCACGGCGACCGTCCATTCCGACCACGACGTGCACGTGGTGGTCCGTTCCCGCAACGAGCGGTGGCACACCACCCGGCGGACCGCCGAGTTGGACGAGATCGTCTCCACGCTGGACGAGCTGGCCGACACCTCCGACCTGTGGCAGCGGTACGCGTTCCGAGGCGCGCGGGTGCTGCTGGACCGGCTCGGCGGGGGCGTCGCCGCGCTGGTGGAGCGACAGGCCGTACCCACCGAGGCGGAGGCGACCGCCTGGGCCCGGGACGCCCTCGACGGCTACTTGAACCTGGCGTACCGGGCCGCGAAGAGCCGGCGTGACGGTAACGCGCTGGCCGCCACGCTGGACGAGCGGGAAAGCGTGCCGTGGCTGCTCACCACGGTGTTCGCCCTGCACAGCCGGCTACGGCCGTACAACAAGTACCTGCGCTGGGAGCTGGAGACGTACCCCCTGCCCGAGCCCTGGACGGCGGCGGTCTTCCCGGCGCGGGCGCTGCGCGACCCGATCGGGATGTTCCCGGACGTGGCGCGACTGGCGCGCGGGCGCGGCCACGGGGACGTGTTGGACGCCTGGGGCAACGACCTGGCACTGCTCAACACCTACGTCTGA
- a CDS encoding DUF4265 domain-containing protein, producing the protein MTAPAPGRVRPSGEQLIKIWFKFVPREGWLPYDTEGLWALAVGPDTARICNVPFLQDGVAEGDVVRFTTTPDGLRWATGRVEASGNCTVRVLPKPRGPLGPSAQAVFDRLAPFGLGGEPFSKELPLVALTVPASADLSSVKAALLRGEAEGWWTFEVGCATDEWKAA; encoded by the coding sequence ATGACAGCACCTGCACCGGGCCGGGTTCGGCCTTCCGGAGAGCAGCTCATCAAGATCTGGTTCAAATTTGTCCCACGGGAAGGGTGGCTTCCCTACGACACGGAGGGCCTGTGGGCCCTTGCTGTTGGTCCTGACACGGCTCGCATCTGCAACGTTCCGTTCCTTCAAGACGGCGTGGCCGAGGGGGATGTCGTTCGCTTCACGACGACCCCTGACGGACTTCGCTGGGCAACCGGGCGAGTCGAGGCGTCGGGCAACTGCACCGTAAGAGTCCTGCCGAAGCCTCGTGGCCCACTCGGACCCAGCGCGCAGGCTGTCTTCGACCGCCTGGCACCCTTCGGCCTCGGGGGAGAGCCCTTCAGCAAGGAACTCCCTCTCGTCGCTCTCACCGTCCCGGCGAGTGCGGACCTCTCCTCGGTCAAGGCGGCCCTGCTCCGCGGCGAGGCGGAGGGCTGGTGGACCTTCGAGGTCGGGTGCGCGACCGACGAGTGGAAAGCCGCGTGA
- a CDS encoding DUF6980 family protein, giving the protein MTFCCKMMRGQVETDCAEHPDPFDCPDNLIYHDPDPSDERYGLIIHDGGSSCIAIGYCPWCGTALPGADDEDEPSE; this is encoded by the coding sequence GTGACCTTCTGCTGCAAGATGATGCGCGGTCAAGTCGAGACAGACTGTGCCGAGCACCCTGACCCATTCGACTGCCCGGATAACCTGATCTACCACGACCCGGACCCGAGCGATGAGCGCTACGGCCTGATCATCCACGACGGCGGCAGCTCGTGCATCGCCATCGGCTACTGCCCCTGGTGCGGCACCGCCCTACCCGGCGCGGACGACGAGGATGAGCCGAGTGAGTGA